AGCAAAGGATGGGAACGAAGCAGTTTTTGAAAGTTTGCCGGTGGATACGGTAGGGGACATTGTGGATATCTCCGTCTTAAAGAGGGACCGTAGTGGAATTATTACGGAGCTTTTAATCACAGGAAGTGAAAAAACAATTAAGGTTTTGACAGAGTATAATATCAGAGTGCTATTGGCTCCCACCTATGATACTGTGATTCGTCAGGATGAGAGTAAAGTAGATAAGCTCAGTCTGCTACCCAGTGCCTTCTTTCGGATATCAAAGAAGGAGAAGGAAGGTAAGCTAAGCAGTATTGTATTAACCGGAGGAGGGTATGGTCACGGGGTAGGAATGAGCCAAAATGGGGTTAAGGCACTAGCAGATGCAGGAAAGGAATATGATGAGATCGTTGCATATTTCTATGAAGGTACAAAGATTGGCTTTATCTATGAATAATGGGCTCTTCGGGCATCCTTCGATAGAGCATCTTAACCTTATGCAAAAAGGACTTATTCTCAAACAACAGATTGACTTCTGCTCCGATGAATAAGATATACATACAGAAGTACATCCATAGCATAAAAAGAACAATGGCTGTTAAGCTTCCATACATGGAAGCGTAATTTGAGAAATGATCAATATAGTAAGAAAATGCGTAAGAAAATCCCATCCAGCCACCGGCACATACCATGGCACCCGGAAGCTCCGACATCAGCTTGGTCTTCCGGTTAGGGATGACTTCGTAGATTAACAGGAAAAAGATAATTAACACGATTAATCCCAGGATAGTTCTTAAGCTAATAATAATTAATGCAGTATCCGTGAACACGGGAAGCTTCTGCTCTATATAATAGAAAAGCCGGTTGCCAAAAACGAATAGAATCATTGTGGCAATGATTATAATGGCAAAAATCAAGGTGTATAGAGCGGAGGTTGCTCGAAGAAACAGATAATTACGGGTTTCATTGATTTCATAAACAGTGTTTAGCCCCTTCATGATTGCCAGAAATCCTTTACCGGCTGACCAGAGGGTGGAAAGCGCTGTTAATGAAATAATGGTTCCTGATATCGATGTATCGTATATTTCCGTGATAATAGAAACAATCATGGAATCAACTGCTGTGGGAAAAATCTGTGTAAAAATCCTTAGCATATTGCTTTCTTCCACAGGGAAATACTGAATGATGCTTAAGAGCAACATGATAAAAGGAAAAAAAGAGATAATGATAAAGAAAGCAGCCTGAGCAGAATAGGCTGCCACATGATCATCCCGAATCTTATTTGCGATAAATACAATTAAACGATAAGTAGCTTTCAGCATATCATGGCCTCATTTCATATAATTCCATTACCAACATAATGCTTTGTATTATATTATATGTGGACGAAATTTATACTATCCATGCTAATTTTTTAATTGTATAGTTATATCTTTAAATAAATTTAACTAAAAGGGAAGATAGGGTAGTAGAAATCCGGTAAGGTATACTGTCAAAATTGCTCCGGAGGCCACAACCACCAGACTTTTCTCCCTATATGCAAGCAAAACTGCAACAAGGGTACCACAAATAGCAGTAAACAAGGTTCCTGTGGAATAGAATATATCAGGAAAGGTTAATGCACCCAATACTGCATAGGGTACATAGTGCAAAAAGGATTTTATGTATTTGGACTTAATCTCCTTACGAAATATGGCCAGCGGCAATACTCTAGGAATATAGGTAACCAATGCCATCAGTAATATCGCCAGGAACGCAGTTTGCAGCTTCATGATATGCTTTCTCCTTTGTTTTGATCCACCTCATTCTTGGGTTCTATAGGGAAGAGGACGGCTCCCAGTCCCGCACCTAAGAAGGTTGCTATGATTACACGGAATCCGGAGGATATGAACCGGAATAACGGAACATATCGTAAGATTACTGTCACAGCAACGGATATGAGTATAATTATAGTAACAGTTCTGGATTTCTTTGCAGGGGGGATAATGATCGCAATAAACATTCCATATAAAGCAATGCCCATAGCATTACTCAGGGTTACCGGAAGAGCGGAGCAGATAATGGCTCCTAACGCAGTACCGGCTGTCCAGCCAAGGAACGGGCCTAGGATTAATCCTGCCAGATAAGGAAAGGAGAGCTTTCCCTGCTCCAGAGAAGCGACACTGAAGGTTTCGTCCGTAATGCCGAAACCTATAATCAGACGTTTCAAGAGTGTCATGTCGGAACCCAGCCGCTGAGTCAGGGATAGGGACATGAGCATATATCGTATATTGATAATGAAGGTAGTCAATGTGATTTCCAGAAATCCTGCACCTTGCAGAATTAGATTTGTTCCGGCAAATTGTCCGGCAGAGGTTAAATTCGACATGGAAATAAAAACTGTCAACCATACGGGTAAACCGCCGGAGACAGCCATAAGACCAAAGGTAAAGGAGACGGGTATGTAACCAAGAGCAATAGGATAGCCTCGCTTTAATCCATATATAAATTCTTTTTTCATATCGTTGCCTCCTTTGGCAATTGTATGACTTTGGTAGAAAATCAATAATACAATCAATAATAAATATTACTTTGTAACGGAAGTATCACCAATCTGTATCTTAGTCCAAACAGGAAAGTTTATATTAATATCATAGTTCTCTTTTAAGCTGTCGTAATAAATCTCAAATTGCTTTTCTTTCTCTTCCCGAATTGCTTCTTCAACAGCCATTTCATATTTCTGCGTGGAATGATTATCCAGCATATGTATGATATAGTAGCCTTGCTCTGTTAGGATCAGGTTACTGTATGCCCCGTTCTTTAACTGCATTGCTACCTCCTGATACTCCTTCTCACAGGATGAATCACCGTAGATAAAATCTCGTGTCATGTAGACAAAACCAATATCCTCATTTAACAACTCAGCAAATTCCACTCCTTGCTCCGAGGAAAAGAGTACCTCTGATAGGATGGGCTTTAGGGAAGCACTCTTCCCATTACTGAGAAAGATTGCTTTATTATCTTCTCCTGTAGTGTATGGCAGAAAGAGACATTCTGTCTTATACTCTCTGTAATCTTCGGGATTCAGTCTTGCATGAATCACATCCTCATTAACATAAAAACCATTAAGAAGCTCCTTATAATATTTATCACCCAGTGCAATCTTATTATAAGAATCCGAGATAATCTCACGCGTGATACCCAGTCGCTTTATATCCTCTTCAGATACCGTTTGCATGATTTGACTGATTGCTTCCTGATTCTGTGAAAGTTCCTGTTGGCTTAAGCTGATTCCGTTCTGATTCGCTTGATCCGACAATATTTCATATAACACGACACGGGAGAGCACGGAGTCCTTAGCAAGCTCTCTCATACTGGAACCATTCTGCTCATAGTCCCAATAACTCACATCCAATGTATCTTGGATATAGTTCTCCATTCGTTCTCCTTCTGTTTCAACCAGATAAATATCATAGATAAAATCCTTCTGGTAGAGCTTCTTATCATTTATGGTAAGTATGGGAGTATGATCCTTTATACTGCAACCACTTAATAACAGACTGGATGTCTGCAGGAACAGTAACATATATGTAATCATCTGCTTATGCTTTTTCACAATATTCCCTCCGGGGTGAATTCATTCGTATCCTATTATACCTCAAACTTTTATAAAAGCAAGATAGTAAAAAAATTCTAATTATAACTAAAAGCAAAATTAAAAGTACGACATTATAGAATAGGATTACTAAATGTAGATACAATTAAGTTACATCCAACTACTCATAGAGATAAAAATGGAAAATATTTTATACAATTATACGTTGTGTATTTGATGTTTAGCAAAAATTTTATTGCTGTCGTATGGAAATACTTGATTTTTCTGGCTTATATAGTATTATGATAAGTGGGACATGATACATTTATCGAGGAGGCAGAGCCTTTATGATTAATTTTGATGAAGAAATCGAAAAATTTCAGCCGAGTCTGGAAATCGAGCAGGCAGAAGATATTATTAAGAATAATGATTTGACGGATATGACGGATATTTTAAAGGAATTACTAAAAGAGAAAAACGATAATTAACGATAAGATTACAGGGACAGGTGGGGATGAAATGATTTGCCCGAATTGCGGAAGTAATATGTCAGATAAGAAGAAGCGTTGTGAACGATGCGGCACGGACCTGACGATTTATAAGAAAATATATAATACTTCGAATGTATATTATAATGATGGCTTAGCGAAAGCAAAGGTACGCGACCTATCTGGAGCAACAGTGGCTTTGCGCCGTTGCCTTGAATTGAATAAACTAAATACAAATGCACGAAATCTACTTGGACTTGTGTATTATGAAATGGGAGAAACGGTAGCCGCATTAAGTGAATGGGTAATCAGTAAACATTTTCAGCCGAAGAATAATGATGCTGACGAGTACATTGAAAAGGTGCAGTCCAATCCGACACGTTTGGATGCGTTAAATCAGGCGATCAAACGGTATAATACTGCACTGGGACTTGCAGTAGCTGAGAGTGATGATCTTGCCATCATTCAACTAAAAAAGGTTGTAACGTTAAATCCGCATTTTATCCGTGCCTATCAGTTACTGGCGCTGCTTCATATGAAAATCGGAGAGAATGAGAGAGCAAGGAAGTATTTGCTTAAGGCTGCTAAAATTGATGTGTCCAACACAACTACCCTGCGATATTTAAGAGAACTGGAGGGTCCTGCAGTCACAAAGGATATGGATAGTAATCCTGAGGCAGAGTCCCCCATCACCGCATCCATTATGCCAATTAATTCCTACCGCGAGGACAAGCCGAATATTATGGCATTTGTTAACCTTGTCGTTGGTGTTGTAATCGGTGTGGCAGTTATGGCCTTTCTCGTGTTACCTACGATAAAGAACAAGGCCAAGGAAGAGAACAACAGTAATATCGTAGATTATGGTACTGAGCTGGCCAAAATAGAAGAAAAGGATGAGACCATCCGTACTTTACAAACGGAAAAGGATGAGCTGACGGAGCAAATTGAGCAGCTTAAGGCTCAGATTGAAACCTATGAAGCAGTGGAGGACAATCCGGAGCTATATGATCCTTTGTTTACTTCAGCAGAGCTATATATTGAGGAGCTGAGCAAGCCAGAGAAGGAAAGAGATTTTACGTCCATTGTCGATAAACTGCTAGATATCAATGATTCGGAATATGAAACAGAGGCTTCGAAAGCACTTTTGGAGAGCATTCGTCAAGCAACCTATTCAAGTGCAGCAGTGGATCAATATGAAAAAGGACATGCACTGTACACTGACGGAAAATATGATGAGGCTTTAGTGGAATTATTAAAGGCGATGACATTGAATCCGGAGGATGCAAGTACGATATACTTTATTGCAAGGACATATCATCGTTTAGATGATAAGGTGAATGCGGCACTATATTACAACATGGTTATATCAGAATTCCCGGATACTAAGAGAGCATCGGAAGCCAAAAGCTATTTACGGCAAGTACAATAATAGGAAAGCAATGGTAGCTGTTATGTTACCTTGAGAAAACTACATAGGATAAGAAGATACTGAAGAAAAGACGTTTATGGTGAACGGGTTAATCTGTTCCATTGAAGGTCTTTTTTTCATTGCCAAAATCAGATGTAAATTTATGGATATCGAAGGAGGAAGTAGATACTGGAAATGATGATATGGAGAAATCAAATTACGACAATAGCATCAGGAGTAAATCAGGAGGGATAATAATGCAAGATGCAAAAAGACAGAACAAACACATTACAAAGGAGGGTGATGGGGGTACCACCTATGAAATATACCAAAGATGTCTTGTAATAAAGCTGAAGGAAGAATTGGATCACCATAATGCAATCGCTATCCGGGAAAAAGCAGATAAATTAATTGATCGAAATAATATCAAGCATATCATTTTTGATTTTTCAGGTGCGAGCTTCATGGATAGTGCAGGAATAGGAGTAATTATGGGAAGGTACAGAAAAGTCATTTTTATAGGCGGTAAGACGGCGGTAGCCAACGTAAACAATACAATCGATAGAATTTTTCGATTGTCCGGTTTATATAAGATTATTGAAAAATATGATACCGTTGAAACAGCATTGAACATTATACAAAAGGCATAAGGAATGTATGTGACAGGAAAGGAAAGGGGATAAGTAACAAAATGAATAATAAGAATGAAATGATATTAGAGTTTCAAAGCCAATCGCAAAACGAGAGCTTTGCACGAAC
The nucleotide sequence above comes from Variimorphobacter saccharofermentans. Encoded proteins:
- a CDS encoding YihY/virulence factor BrkB family protein; its protein translation is MLKATYRLIVFIANKIRDDHVAAYSAQAAFFIIISFFPFIMLLLSIIQYFPVEESNMLRIFTQIFPTAVDSMIVSIITEIYDTSISGTIISLTALSTLWSAGKGFLAIMKGLNTVYEINETRNYLFLRATSALYTLIFAIIIIATMILFVFGNRLFYYIEQKLPVFTDTALIIISLRTILGLIVLIIFFLLIYEVIPNRKTKLMSELPGAMVCAGGWMGFSYAFSYYIDHFSNYASMYGSLTAIVLFMLWMYFCMYILFIGAEVNLLFENKSFLHKVKMLYRRMPEEPIIHR
- a CDS encoding AzlD domain-containing protein, yielding MKLQTAFLAILLMALVTYIPRVLPLAIFRKEIKSKYIKSFLHYVPYAVLGALTFPDIFYSTGTLFTAICGTLVAVLLAYREKSLVVVASGAILTVYLTGFLLPYLPF
- a CDS encoding AzlC family ABC transporter permease is translated as MKKEFIYGLKRGYPIALGYIPVSFTFGLMAVSGGLPVWLTVFISMSNLTSAGQFAGTNLILQGAGFLEITLTTFIINIRYMLMSLSLTQRLGSDMTLLKRLIIGFGITDETFSVASLEQGKLSFPYLAGLILGPFLGWTAGTALGAIICSALPVTLSNAMGIALYGMFIAIIIPPAKKSRTVTIIILISVAVTVILRYVPLFRFISSGFRVIIATFLGAGLGAVLFPIEPKNEVDQNKGESIS
- a CDS encoding peptidylprolyl isomerase, which translates into the protein MKKHKQMITYMLLFLQTSSLLLSGCSIKDHTPILTINDKKLYQKDFIYDIYLVETEGERMENYIQDTLDVSYWDYEQNGSSMRELAKDSVLSRVVLYEILSDQANQNGISLSQQELSQNQEAISQIMQTVSEEDIKRLGITREIISDSYNKIALGDKYYKELLNGFYVNEDVIHARLNPEDYREYKTECLFLPYTTGEDNKAIFLSNGKSASLKPILSEVLFSSEQGVEFAELLNEDIGFVYMTRDFIYGDSSCEKEYQEVAMQLKNGAYSNLILTEQGYYIIHMLDNHSTQKYEMAVEEAIREEKEKQFEIYYDSLKENYDININFPVWTKIQIGDTSVTK
- a CDS encoding tetratricopeptide repeat protein; this encodes MICPNCGSNMSDKKKRCERCGTDLTIYKKIYNTSNVYYNDGLAKAKVRDLSGATVALRRCLELNKLNTNARNLLGLVYYEMGETVAALSEWVISKHFQPKNNDADEYIEKVQSNPTRLDALNQAIKRYNTALGLAVAESDDLAIIQLKKVVTLNPHFIRAYQLLALLHMKIGENERARKYLLKAAKIDVSNTTTLRYLRELEGPAVTKDMDSNPEAESPITASIMPINSYREDKPNIMAFVNLVVGVVIGVAVMAFLVLPTIKNKAKEENNSNIVDYGTELAKIEEKDETIRTLQTEKDELTEQIEQLKAQIETYEAVEDNPELYDPLFTSAELYIEELSKPEKERDFTSIVDKLLDINDSEYETEASKALLESIRQATYSSAAVDQYEKGHALYTDGKYDEALVELLKAMTLNPEDASTIYFIARTYHRLDDKVNAALYYNMVISEFPDTKRASEAKSYLRQVQ
- the spoIIAA gene encoding anti-sigma F factor antagonist; translated protein: MQDAKRQNKHITKEGDGGTTYEIYQRCLVIKLKEELDHHNAIAIREKADKLIDRNNIKHIIFDFSGASFMDSAGIGVIMGRYRKVIFIGGKTAVANVNNTIDRIFRLSGLYKIIEKYDTVETALNIIQKA